Proteins from a single region of Theobroma cacao cultivar B97-61/B2 chromosome 10, Criollo_cocoa_genome_V2, whole genome shotgun sequence:
- the LOC18586947 gene encoding serine/arginine repetitive matrix protein 2 gives MYNGIGLTTPRGSGTNGYIQSNKFFVKPKTNRVTDATRPFEAGQGTAGLTTKKPNKDILEHDRKRQIELKLVILEDKLTEQGYTESEIADKLIEARKALEAQQEKDEEEGEVIPTPTHQKKVSDTQTHQVAARKEKQMETLRAALGIGIELSESAAPPLMNSDKREHAFLDRERPIATAVDVDDIKVKTDKKKGQTIGDEIDKSKHWKKKKEKGSRHHDTDAETDSSIEYLKKAARKKSRKGYESENDSDDFATGRKKKSAKKHDRRRPHDSDGNSDDSDSDSDRKDDETGKRNVDKHKTSRRRHDSSEVDSDTNGGKEKKRGEVQRQKIELSGSHRRRRDKNMDSESDSDSNGTRDRKKVTVKKGRYNYDTEEESDSDTAGDGKVEKSRVRGRRHDSDDDEDSSSSYDRKIGKVTAPKQRVGRRRSVSLTDDSDSSSSDKDSDSSDQKHNIIGKKNVDRDRRGHGVNADNRGRGSQEDKEFASGAAKNYERRERTINRDDSLRKLENSREMMKGKRKLDDKYTDEQPESKSRSRNLGKEVEYERYDPKVDSRLVRSGGEFDGDNRKQDDRIQSKISESHHGSRRNDWDYEDWRGGGRQSKDEEEPRGRKHARDEMDHKYRSHGRDEEQQHGSRRQRKGEEDERGNKGRVRDRQLDHSVKVAYDDARSSERKSRRDDRR, from the exons ATGTACAACGGAATCGGACTGACCACCCCTCGGGGTTCGGGCACCAACGGCTATATCCAGAGCAACAAGTTCTTTGTAAAGCCGAAGACGAATCGGGTAACCGACGCTACCAGGCCTTTCGAGGCTGGTCAAGGCACCGCTGGCCTCACCACCAAGAAGCCCAATAAGGATATCCTCGAGCACGACCGCAAACGTCAGATTGAGCTCAAGCTTGTGATTTTAGAAGATAAACTCACTGAGCAAGGCTACACTGAGTCCGAGATCGCTGATAAGCTCATCGAGGCTAGGAAGGCTCTTGAAGCTCAGCAAGAGAAAGATGAGGAAGAAGGAGAAGTTATACCTACCCCTACTCATCAGaaaaa GGTTTCGGATACACAAACTCACCAAGTTGCTGCGAGGAAGGAGAAGCAGATGGAGACCTTGAGAGCTGCTCTCGGGATTGGGATTGAACTTTCTGAATCTGCTGCTCCTCCTTTGATGAATAGTGATAAGCGTGAGCATGCCTTTCTAGATAGAGAGCGTCCCATTGCTACTGCAGTGGATGTGGATGACATTAAGGTGAAGACAGACAAGAAAAAGGGCCAAACAATTGGAGATGAAATTGACAAGTCAAAACactggaaaaagaaaaaggagaaggGGTCTAGGCATCATGACACTGATGCTGAAACAGATAGTAGTATAGAGTATTTGAAGAAGGCTGCTCGCAAGAAGAGTCGTAAGGGTTATGAAAGTGAAAATGACTCTGATGACTTTGCCACTGGCAGGAAGAAAAAATCGGCTAAGAAGCATGATAGACGCAGACCCCATGATAGTGATGGTAATAGTGATGATTCTGATTCTGATTCAGATAGGAAAGATGATGAAACTGGCAAAAGAAATGTTGACAAGCACAAAACATCTCGTAGGAGACATGACTCTAGTGAGGTTGACTCTGATACTAATGGtgggaaagaaaagaagagaggtGAAGTTCAAAGACAAAAGATTGAGTTGAGTGGTAGCCACAGGAGAAGAAGGGACAAAAACATGGATAGTGAATCTGATTCTGATTCTAACGGAACAAGAGATCGTAAAAAAGTAACCGTTAAGAAAGGTCGTTATAACTACGATACAGAAGAGGAGAGTGATTCTGATACTGCAGGTGATggaaaagtagaaaaaagTAGGGTAAGAGGTAGAAGACATGAttctgatgatgatgaagattcTAGCTCCTCTTATGATAGGAAAATTGGCAAGGTTACAGCACCAAAACAAAGAGTTGGTAGGAGGAGATCAGTCTCTCTGACAGATGATAGTGATTCAAGTTCTAGTGATAAGGACTCTGACAGTAGTGATCAAAAACATAATATAATTGGCAAGAAGAATGTTGACAGAGACAGAAGAGGTCATGGGGTTAATGCAGACAATCGTGGTAGAGGTAGTCAAGAAGATAAGGAGTTTGCATCTGGTGCAGCCAAGAATTATGAGAGGAGGGAAAGGACTATTAATCGGGATGATAGCTTGCGAAAATTAGAGAATAGTAGGGAAATGATGAAGGGTAAGAGGAAGCTTGATGACAAATACACTGATGAGCAACCAGAATCAAAGTCAAGAAGTCGAAACTTAGGAAAAGAGGTGGAGTATGAAAGATATGACCCAAAGGTTGATTCTAGGTTAGTTAGGTCTGGAGGAGAGTTTGATGGTGACAATCGTAAACAGGATGACAGAATTCAAAGTAAGATCAGTGAATCACATCATGGAAGTAGGAGGAATGATTGGGATTATGAAGACTGGAGAGGTGGTGGAAGGCAGAGCAAGGATGAAGAAGAACCTCGAGGGAGAAAACATGCAAGAGATGAGATGGACCATAAATATAGAAGTCACGGAAGGGATGAGGAGCAGCAGCATGGAAGCCGCAGGCAGAGAAAAGGGGAGGAAGATGAACGAGGAAATAAAGGTCGTGTGAGAGATAGACAGTTGGATCATTCTGTGAAGGTGGCATATGATGATGCTCGGTCTAGTGAGAGAAAATCACGGAGAGATGACCGGAGGTGA